The following proteins are co-located in the Terriglobales bacterium genome:
- a CDS encoding ferredoxin family protein, with translation MAYVIAEPCIGTKDTACVDACPVDCIHPKKDEEKFAAETQLYIDPVECIDCGACVPVCPVSAIFALDDLPEKWKQYTEINAKWFGR, from the coding sequence ATGGCCTATGTGATTGCAGAACCCTGCATCGGAACCAAGGACACGGCGTGCGTGGATGCCTGTCCCGTGGATTGCATCCATCCCAAGAAGGACGAGGAGAAGTTCGCCGCCGAAACCCAGCTCTACATCGATCCTGTTGAATGTATTGATTGTGGGGCGTGCGTGCCGGTGTGCCCGGTGTCGGCCATCTTCGCCCTGGATGATCTGCCGGAGAAGTGGAAGCAGTACACCGAGATCAACGCCAAGTGGTTCGGGCGGTAA